From Camelina sativa cultivar DH55 chromosome 20, Cs, whole genome shotgun sequence, the proteins below share one genomic window:
- the LOC104772034 gene encoding WAT1-related protein At5g47470, translating to MQFLCLDLYQSVLNLLEERMKKEMIEEVVIVGGLVMVQFVYAGNSLLMSYLMSLGLGPFTIVIFSTFATFIVLSPFAILFERKQWPNELSLRLIVKLVLIAFAGVTLFQSLFLEGIRLTSPAMATAMPNLAPGLIFFIAWIVGLEKMNLKCVYSKLKILGTLLCVFGALTMSLMHSTSIRLNEYGNASEFVFDRDRVVGCIYLLGAVFVLSTNVVLQASTLAEFPAPISLSAITALLGVLITTVVLLLQNRKAKVLATSFVSFGNLVGYSVLGGTVSGACVSFNGWAMKKRGPVLVSMFSPFATVISVAYSVFTLGESVSLGSVGGMVLMFVGLYLVLWAKGKEGFLETESFESEFDSKKPLLS from the exons ATGCAGTTTTTGTGTTTAGATTTGTATCAATCGGTGCTCAATCTCCTGGAggagaggatgaagaaggagatgatAGAAGAGGTGGTAATAGTAGGAGGTTTAGTTATGGTTCAATTCGTATACGCGGGCAATTCTTTGCTCATGAGTTATTTGATGTCACTCGGTCTCGGCCCTTTTACCATTGTCATCTTCTCTACATTTGCCACTTTCATTGTCCTCTCCCCTTTCGCCATTCTCTTCGAAAG GAAGCAATGGCCGAATGAGCTTAGTTTGAGGCTGATTGTTAAGCTAGTTTTGATCGCCTTTGCTGG GGTTACTCTGTTCCAGTCTCTGTTTCTAGAAGGAATCAGGTTGACGTCACCAGCAATGGCGACAGCGATGCCTAATCTCGCTCCTGGTCTCATTTTTTTCATAGCTTGGATCGTTGG GTTAGAGAAGATGAATCTGAAATGTGTGTACAGCAAATTGAAGATCTTAGGGACATTGTTGTGCGTGTTCGGCGCTTTAACTATGAGCCTAATGCACAGCACTTCCATAAGACTCAACGAATACGGTAATGCCTCAGAATTCGTGTTTGATCGAGACAGAGTCGTCGGGTGTATCTACCTTCTTGGAGCCGTCTTTGTTTTATCAACCAACGTCGTTCTTCAG GCGTCAACATTAGCAGAGTTTCCGGCACCGATATCGTTAAGTGCAATAACGGCACTGCTAGGAGTGTTGATAACAACGGTGGTACTACTATTACAAAACCGAAAAGCAAAAGTACTTGCCACTTCATTTGTTAGTTTCGGTAACCTCGTTGGTTATTCTGTCCTA GGAGGGACAGTGAGTGGAGCATGTGTTAGCTTTAATGGATGGGCAATGAAGAAACGTGGACCGGTTTTGGTTTCAATGTTCAGTCCTTTCGCTACTGTTATTTCGGTTGCTTACTCCGTTTTTACATTAGGAGAGTCCGTTAGCCTTGGAAG tgTGGGAGGGATGGTGTTGATGTTTGTAGGGCTATACCTCGTGTTATGGGCAAAAGGCAAAGAAGGGTTTTTAGAAACTGAGAGTTTTGAGAGTGAGTTTGACTCTAAGAAGCCTCTTCtctcttga